Proteins encoded together in one Oceanobacillus iheyensis HTE831 window:
- a CDS encoding EamA family transporter, producing the protein MAYAYIIGTIVFTVYGQLIIKWTMDKQGELPAGLMDKFLFLVQMIWNPWILSGFVAAFLAALSWMAAMTKFDISYAYPFMSLSFVLVFILSAIFFGEPISTQKIVGFGLIILGIIVMR; encoded by the coding sequence ATGGCATATGCATATATTATTGGAACCATTGTTTTCACTGTGTATGGTCAATTAATTATTAAATGGACGATGGATAAACAAGGAGAACTTCCCGCTGGTTTGATGGATAAATTTTTATTTTTAGTGCAGATGATATGGAATCCTTGGATTTTATCTGGGTTTGTAGCAGCTTTTCTTGCAGCATTGAGTTGGATGGCGGCCATGACGAAATTTGATATCAGTTATGCATATCCTTTTATGAGTCTATCATTTGTACTTGTTTTTATACTATCGGCAATATTCTTTGGAGAACCAATCAGTACACAGAAAATAGTTGGATTTGGATTAATTATACTAGGAATTATAGTAATGAGGTGA
- a CDS encoding GNAT family N-acetyltransferase, with product MIKTYLEPTPWDRRNFPFETYQLTEYSEAALRETDQVEGHFTVKVGSFEDTKLLHEYGFYYADTLIAPFCKKERFLSERAEEVSFTEDFDKDEILNIAEEAFQGGRYHRDPNIPNNMADQRYRNWVQDLIDQDLILAYKQNGKIAGFFAYKDNQILLLAMHEDYRGKGMATAFAGACVNEQFKRTGYSELKTSISPSNPASLNVFLGLGFRLGPATDIYHKLNGTLGERE from the coding sequence ATGATAAAAACATACTTAGAGCCTACGCCATGGGATCGACGTAATTTCCCATTTGAAACATATCAACTAACAGAATATAGTGAAGCAGCTTTAAGAGAAACGGATCAGGTAGAAGGACATTTTACAGTAAAAGTAGGATCGTTTGAAGATACAAAGCTATTACATGAATATGGATTCTATTATGCTGATACTTTGATTGCACCATTTTGTAAAAAGGAACGTTTCCTATCTGAAAGAGCAGAAGAGGTTTCATTTACAGAGGACTTTGATAAAGACGAGATTCTTAATATTGCAGAAGAAGCGTTTCAAGGTGGCAGATACCATCGTGATCCTAATATACCAAATAACATGGCAGATCAAAGATATCGAAATTGGGTTCAAGATTTAATTGATCAAGATTTAATTTTAGCATACAAACAAAACGGGAAAATTGCTGGCTTCTTTGCTTATAAAGATAATCAAATATTGTTGTTAGCTATGCACGAAGATTACCGAGGAAAAGGAATGGCTACTGCATTTGCTGGAGCGTGTGTCAACGAACAATTTAAGAGAACCGGCTATTCGGAACTGAAGACATCCATATCCCCTAGTAATCCAGCTTCCTTAAATGTATTTCTTGGTTTAGGATTTCGTCTCGGACCAGCTACCGATATATATCACAAATTAAATGGAACGCTCGGAGAAAGGGAATAA
- a CDS encoding glycosyltransferase family 2 protein, producing MVYKKMGISYKNEPVISVVVPVYGCKTCLVELCSRIKETVLSIPAQYEIILVNDASPDQAWEVIARLHEQDNKIKGIDLAKNFGQHHAITAGLDYAQGDWVVVMDCDLQDRPEEIKLLFEKAMEGYDVVFAQRVKRQDKSIKRLSSKLFYKIYDYFAGQESDASIANYSIISSKVASSYRKMREQNRYYPMFIKWLGFKQTKIPVQHDQRKEGESSYNLKKLVSLATDAIVSQSNKPLRISISFGFLMSLVSFVYAVYLFGRYFFLDEHVQGWTSVMVSIFFIGGLIFFQFGIIGLYLGKIFNETKNRPIYTVRNVIGEKQEDGVD from the coding sequence GTGGTATATAAGAAAATGGGAATCTCCTACAAAAATGAACCAGTAATTTCAGTTGTAGTACCTGTTTATGGTTGCAAAACCTGCCTTGTAGAATTATGTAGTCGTATTAAAGAGACGGTACTGTCCATTCCAGCTCAATATGAAATAATACTCGTCAACGACGCAAGTCCAGATCAAGCGTGGGAAGTAATTGCAAGATTGCATGAACAGGACAATAAAATTAAAGGTATTGATTTAGCTAAAAATTTTGGGCAACATCATGCGATAACTGCAGGATTGGACTATGCTCAAGGAGATTGGGTTGTGGTCATGGATTGTGATCTTCAAGATCGGCCAGAAGAAATCAAGTTATTATTTGAAAAGGCAATGGAAGGATATGACGTGGTTTTCGCACAGCGTGTAAAACGTCAAGATAAATCAATCAAGCGTCTTTCTTCCAAACTTTTTTATAAAATATATGATTATTTCGCTGGGCAAGAGAGTGATGCATCTATTGCTAATTACAGTATTATCTCTTCGAAAGTTGCAAGCAGTTATCGAAAAATGAGAGAGCAAAATAGATATTACCCGATGTTTATCAAATGGTTGGGATTCAAGCAAACGAAGATACCAGTGCAACATGATCAACGAAAAGAAGGAGAATCATCTTATAACCTGAAAAAACTAGTTTCATTAGCTACTGATGCGATTGTTTCCCAATCGAATAAACCACTCCGAATTTCGATTAGTTTTGGGTTTTTGATGTCGTTGGTCTCCTTTGTGTATGCAGTCTATTTATTTGGTAGATATTTCTTTTTAGACGAACATGTACAGGGGTGGACGAGTGTAATGGTATCTATTTTCTTTATTGGTGGTTTAATATTTTTCCAATTTGGAATTATAGGTTTGTATTTAGGCAAAATTTTTAATGAAACAAAGAACAGACCGATTTATACCGTTCGAAATGTAATAGGAGAAAAACAAGAAGATGGGGTTGATTAG
- the rfbB gene encoding dTDP-glucose 4,6-dehydratase, whose translation MNKSAILITGGAGFIGSNFIHYFMDVYPEVPIVNIDKLTYAGSLQNLKGIDSNSNYHFVEGDIADEQVVQHVFQNFDIHGVIHFAAESHVDRSIEDARSFVDTNVVGTLNLLQAARNDWEEKGELEGRRFHHISTDEVYGSLGEEGMFTEETPYDPRNPYSASKAGANLMVKSFGYTYGMNVILSSSSNNYGPRQHQEKLLPTIIEKALSGKEIPIYGDGKNVRDWLYVEDHCRAIDTVYHFGKSQETYNVGGRNERTNLEMTNQICDILNDLRPDLLSKYELEKFQDLITFVEDRRGHDLRYAIDDRKLRNELQWEPKQTLENGLKQTIEWYIRKWESPTKMNQ comes from the coding sequence ATGAATAAGTCAGCAATTTTAATAACAGGTGGAGCTGGATTTATTGGATCAAATTTTATCCATTACTTTATGGATGTATATCCGGAAGTTCCGATTGTTAATATAGATAAATTAACTTATGCTGGATCTCTTCAGAATCTTAAAGGAATAGATTCAAACTCTAACTATCATTTTGTAGAAGGTGATATTGCAGATGAACAGGTTGTACAGCATGTATTTCAAAATTTTGATATCCACGGAGTCATTCATTTTGCAGCCGAATCACATGTGGATAGGTCTATTGAAGATGCGCGTTCTTTTGTAGATACGAATGTTGTCGGCACGCTGAACTTACTACAAGCTGCACGTAATGATTGGGAAGAAAAAGGGGAACTAGAAGGCAGGCGTTTTCATCATATATCAACTGACGAAGTATATGGTTCACTTGGAGAAGAAGGAATGTTTACTGAAGAAACTCCTTATGATCCTAGAAACCCATATAGTGCGTCAAAGGCTGGTGCAAACCTGATGGTGAAAAGTTTTGGGTATACGTATGGTATGAATGTTATTTTATCTTCAAGTTCGAATAACTATGGACCTAGACAGCATCAAGAGAAGTTGTTACCTACAATTATTGAAAAAGCGTTAAGCGGCAAGGAAATTCCGATTTATGGTGACGGAAAAAATGTTCGAGATTGGTTATATGTAGAAGATCATTGCCGGGCAATTGATACGGTATATCATTTTGGGAAATCTCAGGAGACATATAACGTCGGTGGTAGAAACGAAAGAACTAACCTTGAAATGACAAATCAGATTTGTGATATTCTAAATGATTTACGTCCTGATTTATTATCCAAGTATGAATTGGAGAAGTTTCAAGATTTGATTACATTTGTCGAAGATCGTAGAGGACACGATTTACGGTATGCAATTGACGATCGTAAATTAAGAAATGAATTACAATGGGAACCAAAACAAACATTAGAGAATGGACTGAAACAAACTATTGAGTGGTATATAAGAAAATGGGAATCTCCTACAAAAATGAACCAGTAA